The Raphanus sativus cultivar WK10039 chromosome 6, ASM80110v3, whole genome shotgun sequence sequence CAGTATCTATATACAGTATTAGAAAGGAAAAATTTCCAGTGTCAGTATTGACCATGCAAATAAGTTAATGTATACATGgaacttttctttttggtagCTCTACTGGGGTTAGAGCCTTGGGGGCCAATTGTCATGTTCCCAGGTTCGACGCAAGCCGGAGACTAACTACTTTTTCCATGTCATTATTAGTGGTACTGGGCCTCGGCCCAGGTTAATGCCCTCCCGGGTGAAGTGGACCGCTGCCTGACCGGGTCCAGAGAATGACCCGCTAAGCGGAGAAccctggattatcaaaaaaaaaaaaacttttctttttggtaaaatgcaTACATGGAACTTCATGCAAAGAACACATAATACGACCAATAAGCTTTGAAATTGAAAGGTTTCACTATCATTGTTCAAAGCCCTACTAAATTTAAAGCCCATTGGGCAATACAGAAGTGATCCTAATTGATGTCGTACGTAGACTGAAAGATGAAAGATGATCTAAAGTCTAAACCTCCTTAACTTGTactttcaaaaattcaaatagtGGTTGTGATTGAAGAGGGACTTAAGACTCTTACTGCTTGGCGCGCTAATGTTTACAAAAATGTGACCTTTTATTTATAGATTGATTTGATCCCAGTCTTAGATTCAACTTACAAGGAGATGTCGAGCTCAGTAACAAGGCTTGTGATCTAAAGGGACGGATCTAGAAAATAACTTGATATGTggtattaatatataaatttatgttatatacatataattaaattatttaatttctaatatactaaaaaaataaattagtcactaatttttcaaaatgaataaaatataaaagagataattttttttgtaattttaaatattcattatcaataatatgattaaattatatatgcacatggtaatttcattataaaatttattcttttagtttttatttttttaactgttGAAAACTTAATTACTGtcaaagttaaatattaattaattataagttTTTATTTGGAAAAGGTAATATTAGAAAAGTCACTGAAATACTATAAATTGAATACcatttctcaaaaagaaaaccaaataaaaatattttagtatttggATCTATGGAttattgtttagggtttaatatttaagGGATAAGTTTAgatttgtaaatttatataaataattaagagatttagtttagtcatttttcacaaatttaaaatatttatgaaaataattatattttaaatataaatttgaaaagtgaCATCAAATTTGTGGTAAAATTAgaaattttctattaaaaacagaaaataaaacagTTATTAACAAAATAGTTATGGTAGcaagatcaaaagaaaatatttgatgcAATAGTAATTAAAAGTtgtaaaaaaactgaaaatacaGAAGTGCAACACATTGGTTCGAACTTGGTACTGGGTGAGACACATGTAGCTTTCATTACCGGTTAGCTACATTGTTCTCTATCCATTGTTAgttacataaaaaataatttcaagttATATGTGCCACATATACGGACATTAAGATGGTGGAACATTGGCCCCGCCCACCCGGtcacaaagaaagaaagaaaaaaaaaaaagaacaaagtcattttttaaaagttaaaaatatttactatcTTATGCCtaacttttaaatttgttaGCCACCCACATAATCACATATGATTTGCAAGTATGCGAAAGAAGACTAGTGAATAAACTCATGTCGGTGTCGAGATCCACGAGGAGCCATGTGACATTGAGTTTGTGTCTTTTGTTGTTTGCCTCTGAATCAAACAACTCCATCTTTGCCACTTGCATCTCTTCGTTGTGTCATGTGTTTGTTTCGACTGTTTGTATCTATTTGTGTGTTATGTCCCaacttacaaaagaaaattcaaagatGAAAAGTTAAGTAATAACATGTGAAGGATTTGGTGGTCAATTGTACAGCTAAACACATACATATACAAGATACTACTGAAAGGGGGTATTTAGagctaaattaaattaaaatttagctTAATAGTATGTCGTTAAATCATTGTACataaatctatttttgtttCATCCTTCTTTCTCATATAGGAATAAGATATGGATCGTTAGCTTGCTCCATTGTGACCATGCATTTAGCATATTCCATCTACcacataataatttatattatctcTCTCCATTTTTGTAGCTTTATTTCACTACAATATTATCACGAAGTACCGCCCACATCATTAAGTCCGCACTCtcttaattaataattattcaaacttaattttaatatgGAAGTCGTTAGCACTGATATCTATGGATACCTAATAAATCTAGCAAAATGGACATGTATAAAATCTAACATATGCtattatgcatatatatatatatatatatatatgcctaAATCATATATAGATGaataaagttgatttataaattgCAAGGAAAAGTAAAGCTTAAAAAAGCAAACTAAATGGTAGATAAAGTCCCCActtaaatgtgattatatacaCACGTATTTCTTGTATGTTATTACTTTGAATGATAGGGACAAATCATCTGACTAAGGTGTAatagaataatttttaaaagataagagTTGTTTTGGATCAAAGGCACTTACCATTAGCTTTTAGATTCGAGAACCTCTCACAGCCACAACTTTATACGACAAGTGCTTATTGTTTAACAAACCCcatatgatattattttatatttccacCAGATTCATTAATATATTGATTTGCTTCCACAACCAAATTTAATCTTGACGTTTTACTATTTCAAAGTATATTAATCTCTATCATAATGATGTATTAAGCAGCTATAATTGATTCAGTTGCCggttttaaaactttattttatatcgtgatgaattttgattggttattcaCTGTGGTTGTTGTAACGGGTTCCAGTCGTTTGACCTCAAAATTAGCATATGTCCATTTGATGATTGCGTTGAAATGACATTTTCGCCTAACACTTCTATaatacatgttgtatagatgcatatatcattttaaagtCTGAAATATACAATTGGGCAGAAAATACATGTTTTATAGATACATACGCATATAGCACACCAAATTGacatataaatagtttttaaagtaaatttttaCTTGCCTATCCAATACGTATTTTGGGCTCTAGTACAGAAACTCGTGCATTTATAATTCTTTTACGAGTCTAAATACCTTATATATAACAAGTAAACAGAAAAGCTTGTGtgttgttcaaaagaaaaaaaaaagcagaataCGTATTTTGGGCTCTAGTACAGAAACTCGTGCATTTATAATTCGTTTACGAGTCTAAATACCTTATATATAACAAGTAAACAGAAAAAGCTTGTGtgttgttcaaaagaaaaaaaaaacagaaaagctTGTGTTCTTATGATATAACTTTAGCCTtgtatattttaagtttatgttGAGTTAGTCTATTCTTAGACTATTTTGTTTAGATACATTTGAGTTATTGTGATTTGTGTTATTgtgatttgtttatatatatttgagtttAAACACATAATTTTCTTAGTTTTGTATCTCTTTTGAACTAAATAGGATGCAATTTTACCACttataattcttaaaaaaatacatacGTTTTTTAACCAATAACATACATATACGTTTCCTTAAATTGACCAAATATAAACCACTTGTTATAGCCTTCAACgatgtatataaaaattgtcGTCAACTTTATGCTTATCATATACGTGTCCTTATCGACATGCAAAAAAGAAACTCGTGCAAAAAAGAAACTCGTACAGAATAAAAGGCTTAGAATAGTCgaaggagagaaagagaaagatgaTGACTCATTAGAGACCATTCACCAGCTTATAAGTAGTAAATCTAGCAACAGGAAAAGTTATCAACAGAGAAAATCCGATCGAGAATCCTCATCGGAGAGAGGGTAACATGCTAATTAAACCTTAagtctctttttattttcttaattatatttaaatatacttAAGTTCGTATCACTTGGTATTACTTGGAAGTCGGAACAACTGAAACTTATTCATAAAGTTATTATCTATAGTTATTGTAGGATCGTAAGAGCACTAGAGAATGGTGCTTCTGCCTGCTTTCTTGGATGGGTTGGCGAGAAGTGTATCAATGAAGaaaggaaaatatatatcagaGGATGAAGATGGAGGGAGAGAGATCGCAAAATCGTTGATGAAAGATGCCAAGAAGAACTCGACTTTGCTTGGTTCATCAGGCTTTGTtaactcagaaaattctaagAGATTCACCTCTATTTGTTCTAATAGAGGTGAGAAAGGAATTAACCAAGACCGTGCCATCGTTTGGGAGGTACAGTTTAcataaatactatatattatgaTGTCTATATATTAGTGGAAAAAGTATATAGGATCCATGATCTtgttaataagtttataatatgaTAGTTGAGAAATTACAACTTGCTTTGTAATATAGGGGTTTGGGTGCCAAGAAGACATAACATTTTGTGGGATGTTCGATGGACATGGACCATGGGGACATGTGATAACCAAAAGAGTAAAAAAGCTATTTCCATCTTCATTGCTTTGCCAATGGCAACAAACTCTTGCAACCTTATCATCATCACCGGAATGTTTCTCTCCATTTGATATCTGGAAGCAATCTTGCTTGAAAACATTCTCCCTCATCGATCTTGATCTCAAGATCCATCCTTCCATTGATTCTTACTGCAGTGGCTGCACCGCTCTAACTGCCGTCTTGCAGGTACATATCTTGTAACCAGACACGCAAAACTCTTATCTAGATATTATGGGCGCCGGTTCTAAGATTTCAGGGGTGATAAACAATTTAGTAagcatttaattaatttttttttttaacaatttagaATTTGGAAGccaatgtttatatatattgactcaaaaaaaattgagacCCTAAACTAATGTTGCACTTGGCCCCGGTTTTTACTTACGGCCGTAGCGAAACTAACAAACCCTTTGAATGTAGAAAAGTGGCTAAATGTTGAAGTTTGATGTTTGCTTTTGAAGGGTGATCATCTTGTTGTAGCAAATGCCGGTGACTCACGAGCAGTAATAGCAACAACTTCTGACGACGGAAGCGGTTTAGTTCCGGTTCAGCTATCAGTAGACTTTAAACCGAACATTCCAGGTATATCTCCAAAAGCCTTTCCATATTTAACAGTTAAAGTATTCAGATGGAAAATTCTATACAACTGGACTTAACAATtggtatattttaattatatttccgGTTAAATAGAGGAAGCAGAACGAATAAAACAATCAGATGGACGATTGTTTTGCCTAGATGATGAACCGGGAGTGTACCGGGTGGGCATGCCAAACGGCAGATCGCTCGGTTTAGCTGTCTCAAGAGCGTTTGGAGACTACTGTCTTAAAGAATTTGGTTTAGTCTCTATACCGGAAGTGACATACAGAAAGATAACCGACAAGGACCAATTCCTCATCTTGGCCACAGATGGGGTAATATATCAATTGTTTATATACTTTATGAGCCAAATCAGGATATAGACACACTTACATTATCATGTATGTGTGTATGTAGATGTGGGATGTGATGACAAACGATGAGGCAGTGGAGATAGTAAGAGGagtaaaagagagaagaaagagtGCAAAGAGATTGGTAGAGAGAGCTATGATACTTTGGCGTAGGAAGAGAAGAAGCATCGCCATGGATGATATCTCTGCTCTTTGTCTCTTCTTTCACCCTTCTTAGTTTCAATCTTCTTTAATCTCTAATACATATATCAATGTATTTTGAGCTTCATCAACAAAAATgtcatatatataaacacatttACATAGAATAATAGATGTTGTGAAGACAGTTGTTAATATTAGAAACGAGTGATTAAGAGTTCCATCATATTTTCGTAAAATGGTGTGTAATGGACATTGTTCTTCTTGTGTAACGTTGAAATGGCAGGCTGAACCAGTGGATCACATGCATGAATTAAAACGTATAAGATGAAACAGGTTTACATTGAGATACTCATATTATCGTCTGAAGTATTGTGGTTGGTGATTTGTATTTAAAAGCTGAGAAAACGGTGTGGTTGTGCATCGTTTCGGACTAAGATTGCAATATGAACCGAGCTTTAAAGCCAATAGTCATAAACAGCTTGATGAGTTTGTTTAAGTTTACAGGCTTTGTATACGATAGCCTAGCTCTTGTTTCTATATCTGATCTTAAAGTCTGTGTGTAGTCTGGCTTAACAAAGACTAAAAGACTAAATCCCACAGAGAAAGTAGTAAACCGAAAATGTAAAATAAGAAGTTGATAGAGGAAAAACAGAAACTCATTATAATAAGTGATATTCTTCAAAAGTAATAGTGAAGGACAAAGTCCCACAGAGAAAGAAATAAAACCATAATGTAAACAGAATTTGATAGAGATAACAAAAGAAACagaacataataataaacgTACACTGAATAAAAGACAGTGAATCTTTCACAGTTCACTATCTTTGTGTACTTATCTGCAATTCTGCATGAACTCTGTTTTGGGGTTCATAGGATGAATGCAATGAATTTCGCATCTGTTTGTAGTAGTAATATCTTCGACAGCAGGTGTCTAAGTCGTTGAGGAGACAGTTTTTTGGTAGTTTGTTCCTACTCATTGGTTGTATACTCATTCTTCACGGTGATGATGAAGTACAACTTATGGAAAGATGTCTCAGAAGTGAAAGTCCAGCTGCACACTACGTTGAGGGAATCAAACTATACTTCGTCCAAGACAGCACGACAATGGGGCTGTATCTTGATGATAATTTGTTTGCTCTCCAGGAACGATCACCCCTACGCTTGCTTGCCTCGAGGAAATCGAGATGAGGAAGCAAGCATCAAGGTGATCGTTGCTGGAGAGCAAACAAATTATCATTAAGATACAGCCCCATTGTCTTGCTGTCCTGGATGAAGTACAACTTGATTCTTTCAATATAATGTGCAGCTGGATTTTCACTCCTGAGACATCTTTCCATAAGCTGGTGGTAAGATGAGAGGATTCATGGCTTGTGGACGCAAGCTGAGATTTTCGAAGACACGATCATCTTGGGCATGATTCTAAGAGAGAGAGGTTGTCGGGATTTACCATGTTTTTTTAAGTGAGAGAGATAGTTTTGTTCCTTTATACTGTAACAACGTTCTGATTTTTTCCTGAACGTATATTTGTGAATTTAGTGTGCCTGTTACCTTATGCAGATTAAAGCGTTTGACTAATGGCATCATTATAGGGATTTGTTGAATGTCTATGATATGTTTTAAGATATTGTTTGATCTTATTTCGTAATTTTTGGGATTTGATTTAggtatgatttgattttttattccTTTAGCTGCGCATTGTTTTATTGTGCAaggaataataatattttgaggttttctttttaaatgagTTTTCAGTGTAGATATCACTCGGTTGTGCTTTGAATActataactagatcttgatcttcattttataaatgtataactaaaattttaaatatataaattataatttagtgTTTGATGTTATTTACCATAAtcttattgttttaattttcttatttgacattattaatatataataacttGTTATacgatattattttttaaaaaattgatataggatctttttgatgttatggtattaagttttatattttttactaaattaagatttcaaaatattaactattttaatatttttagaatattatttttacgtgttttatttcaaaaattattctTAAGGACCTATCattttatcttttgtaaaatttggaatatataattatgtgattggaatgtttatttttaaaattgtatattttagtCAAAAACATTTGAATTACATAACTATTTTAAGTTtgaatattatatgaattttaaatatttttgttactaaatTGATACGTTAATTTATAATaacaatatttgaaattttggtaatttttttgtattttcaaaaaatattgttataattttaaataaacaataaagtTGTTAAAttatgtgttattaatatttttaatgaatattaaaatttcaaaaattttctaatagcatattttaattaacacataaattaaaagttagttattaaatttatattgtgtaaataattattttttgtagtaTATTTCTGAGAGAttcaacataaataaaataatgatatataattattagaCAGTATATTTACGTGAgttgaaaaatatatgttaaaaaaatattcttgacaaaaaaatattacatgattTACAAATGTTAACTCATTTTAAGAgtgaatgatatttatttatttatttatttaaatgaaagcaattttaaaagaaattagatTACTttactaatataatatatatatttttattaataatctataaattaatatatactaaaaatctctataaaaaaatataattttatagtcacaaattgaatttttgatttaattattattcgataaattaataatctctataaattaataaaaaatttatagttttggttTAGTCCCCATTATTTAGTGTATAGAAGTTtcactgtatatatatatatatatatattgttatatatattccATATAGCATATCTAATTAATACAGTATAGACtataataaagtttataaagtatagcatataattttattttaactaaaattaatttataataatattataatgcTAATCacgaaattaattaatgtattactctaaaaaaatcaattttttttggtaagatctTGTTAGATTTTTCAATAGATTTGGTAGGCTAAGTGTCATTAAAGTTATGAATATATGGATTGTTTATAgtaagttataaaatatattgataataaatataacatgaTATTTTAGGAATATGTCAACTTAAAAATCACAGATGAATTAAGGGTTGTGagtatgttttaatatataagggataccAAAGTTTCACACATATATGATCATGAGTACGGATTAATGACTTTATCCAtaataaacttatattttagtgaataaaatcaatacaaatttacttttttaatacaaaatttacatTACTAAAATAAAAGGGTTATATAAAGATTGTTTTCTTATCGGATAGCTTCGCGTTAACCCCTAGGGCAATATTGCTTTTCCCTCTTGCACGGGCGGTGATTGTGTTTCTCTGTGTGATTTGGCTGATTGACGATGGTTCCAAATTACAGGCAGAGGATGAGAAATCCTCAGAAGCACAGTCGTCCTCTGATTCTTCCCCACTTCCTGAAGATGTAATCATTGACATCTTAGCGCGTTTATCAG is a genomic window containing:
- the LOC108811050 gene encoding probable protein phosphatase 2C 41, producing MVLLPAFLDGLARSVSMKKGKYISEDEDGGREIAKSLMKDAKKNSTLLGSSGFVNSENSKRFTSICSNRGEKGINQDRAIVWEGFGCQEDITFCGMFDGHGPWGHVITKRVKKLFPSSLLCQWQQTLATLSSSPECFSPFDIWKQSCLKTFSLIDLDLKIHPSIDSYCSGCTALTAVLQGDHLVVANAGDSRAVIATTSDDGSGLVPVQLSVDFKPNIPEEAERIKQSDGRLFCLDDEPGVYRVGMPNGRSLGLAVSRAFGDYCLKEFGLVSIPEVTYRKITDKDQFLILATDGMWDVMTNDEAVEIVRGVKERRKSAKRLVERAMILWRRKRRSIAMDDISALCLFFHPS